In the genome of Hyphomicrobiales bacterium, one region contains:
- a CDS encoding putative replication protein A (Evidence 3 : Putative function from multiple computational evidences), protein MNALAPFEFDDKILQQGAEISRKLNQLRQEKFPPNAKKTLRRFPMAEVAHYLGVSPNNLKRLHLEGKGPEPLTGAGGRRFYTAEQMLELRQYLDKNGRSDVKKYVPHRKPGEKLQVIAIVNFKGGSGKTTTTAHLAQHLALTGHRVLAVDLDPQASLSALYGFQPELDKNPSLYDAIRYDDQRKSIRDVIMSTNFPSLDVIPANLELQEYEYDTPLAMQNSLEGKRFFTRFGNALKEVDSSYDVVVVDCPPQLGYLTLTALIAATSVLITVHPQMLDLMSMSQFLLMLGNIAKTIKDAGAEVRMDWLRYLITRFEPTDVPQVEMLGLMQSMLAAEMLKAQMVKSTAISDAGLTKQTLYEVERANFTRETYDRAIECMDAVNFEVQGLIHQAWGRL, encoded by the coding sequence ATGAACGCGCTCGCACCGTTCGAATTCGACGACAAAATCCTGCAACAGGGTGCAGAGATCTCGCGGAAGCTTAACCAGCTTCGCCAAGAGAAATTTCCTCCGAACGCGAAGAAAACGCTGCGGCGTTTTCCGATGGCCGAGGTCGCCCATTATCTTGGGGTTAGCCCGAACAATCTCAAGCGTCTCCATCTCGAAGGGAAAGGGCCCGAGCCGCTCACAGGTGCTGGTGGCCGCCGTTTTTATACCGCAGAACAGATGCTCGAACTCAGGCAATATCTCGACAAGAACGGTCGGTCGGACGTCAAGAAATATGTCCCACATCGCAAGCCTGGCGAGAAGCTGCAGGTTATCGCGATTGTTAACTTCAAGGGCGGCTCGGGCAAGACCACGACGACTGCCCATCTGGCGCAGCACCTGGCACTGACCGGTCATCGTGTTCTGGCTGTCGATCTTGACCCCCAGGCTTCGCTATCAGCGCTGTACGGTTTTCAGCCGGAACTTGACAAGAACCCGTCACTCTATGACGCGATCCGCTACGATGATCAGCGCAAGTCGATTCGCGATGTAATCATGTCAACGAACTTTCCTTCGTTGGATGTGATCCCTGCAAATCTGGAGCTTCAGGAATACGAGTACGACACGCCGCTAGCGATGCAGAATTCGCTTGAGGGCAAGCGGTTTTTCACCCGTTTCGGTAACGCGCTAAAGGAAGTCGATTCCTCCTACGATGTCGTTGTCGTGGACTGCCCTCCGCAGCTCGGCTACCTCACGCTGACGGCGCTGATCGCCGCGACATCGGTTCTCATCACCGTTCATCCGCAAATGCTCGACCTCATGTCCATGAGTCAGTTTCTGTTGATGCTTGGGAATATCGCCAAAACCATTAAGGACGCCGGCGCTGAGGTCCGCATGGATTGGCTCCGCTACCTGATCACGCGCTTTGAACCTACGGATGTGCCGCAGGTCGAGATGCTAGGCCTCATGCAAAGCATGCTCGCAGCCGAGATGCTGAAGGCTCAGATGGTCAAATCGACCGCCATCTCGGATGCCGGGTTGACTAAGCAGACCCTGTATGAGGTGGAGCGCGCAAACTTCACCCGAGAAACCTATGACCGTGCGATCGAGTGCATGGACGCGGTCAATTTTGAGGTTCAAGGCCTTATCCACCAAGCGTGGGGGCGGTTGTGA
- a CDS encoding transposase produces the protein METAVENALRFWPEPVWAPGPFEKVELRDFDLTETENPMTEDRLALAELSAKSGDPDFLRTIAESVLQLIMEADVDGLIGAGRYERGEARQTWRNGYRDRTLDTRLGTLNLKIPKMRSGAYFPGFLEPRKTVEKALVAVIQEAWINGVSTRKVDELVQAMGMTGISKSSVSKLCKDIDERVNAFLKRPLSGDWPYLWLDATYLKMREGGRIVSVAAIIAVAVDTDGKREIVGLHIGPSEAEPFWTSFLRDLVRRGLTGVKLVISDAHEGLKAALVRVLGATWQRCRVHAMRNALAYVPKGQHTMVAAAIRQAFIQPDHDSAVQTWRHVADQLRARWPKLGTFMDDAEADVLAYMAFPAQHRSKLHSTNPLERLNKEVKRRADVVGIFPNDDSIVRLIGAVLLEANDEWQLQHRYMQVEAMADLNTPAIEDERPLQITPKAA, from the coding sequence GTGGAAACGGCGGTGGAGAATGCGCTGCGTTTTTGGCCTGAGCCGGTGTGGGCACCGGGTCCGTTTGAGAAGGTGGAGTTGCGAGACTTCGACCTGACCGAAACGGAGAACCCGATGACCGAGGACAGATTAGCGCTTGCCGAGCTTTCGGCGAAGAGCGGCGACCCTGATTTTCTGCGCACGATCGCCGAGAGCGTCCTGCAACTGATCATGGAGGCCGATGTCGATGGCCTGATCGGGGCTGGACGCTACGAGCGCGGCGAGGCCCGGCAGACCTGGCGCAATGGCTACCGTGACCGGACGCTCGACACCCGGCTCGGCACGCTGAACCTGAAAATCCCGAAGATGCGCAGCGGAGCCTACTTCCCCGGCTTCCTGGAGCCGAGGAAGACGGTGGAGAAGGCGCTGGTCGCCGTCATCCAGGAAGCCTGGATCAACGGCGTCTCGACCCGCAAGGTCGATGAACTGGTGCAGGCCATGGGGATGACGGGCATCTCGAAATCGTCGGTGTCGAAGCTGTGCAAGGACATCGACGAGCGGGTGAACGCCTTCCTCAAGCGCCCGTTGTCCGGCGACTGGCCCTATCTGTGGCTCGACGCCACCTATCTGAAGATGCGCGAGGGCGGGCGCATCGTCTCGGTCGCGGCGATAATCGCGGTCGCCGTCGATACTGACGGAAAAAGAGAGATCGTCGGCCTTCACATCGGCCCCTCCGAGGCCGAGCCGTTCTGGACCTCCTTCCTGCGCGATCTGGTGCGCCGGGGCCTGACCGGGGTCAAGCTGGTCATCTCGGATGCCCATGAAGGGCTGAAGGCCGCTCTTGTGCGCGTGCTCGGCGCGACATGGCAACGATGCCGGGTGCATGCCATGCGCAATGCGCTGGCCTACGTTCCCAAAGGCCAGCACACCATGGTCGCCGCCGCGATCCGACAGGCGTTCATCCAGCCCGACCACGACAGTGCCGTGCAGACCTGGCGGCACGTCGCCGACCAACTCCGAGCCAGATGGCCGAAGCTGGGAACCTTCATGGATGACGCAGAGGCCGACGTGCTCGCCTACATGGCCTTCCCCGCGCAGCATCGCTCGAAGCTGCACAGCACCAATCCGCTGGAGCGGCTGAACAAGGAGGTGAAGCGCCGCGCCGATGTCGTCGGCATCTTCCCCAACGACGACAGCATCGTCCGCCTGATCGGAGCCGTCCTGCTCGAAGCCAACGACGAGTGGCAGCTTCAGCATCGATACATGCAGGTCGAGGCCATGGCGGACCTCAACACACCAGCGATCGAGGACGAAAGGCCCCTTCAGATTACGCCAAAGGCCGCCTGA